The nucleotide window AACGTCTTCTGAAAtcattcaaaaactaaattcaATTTTATCCCAAAACTGTGTGCCACTCAAAGCATTCATTATTGATCAATTGGGTTCTTTTCTCTGTGATAATGAAAGACACTATACCTTTTGATTGCTTTTGAATTATTAGATAGGATCAaaggaaattaaattataaaaggtattatttaaattacataaaataaGAAAGTATGAATTGAAATGtgataaatagtttttttattatttaatacttTTACTTTGCTTATATTATAGGTACGACGTCACGTagaatttgtatttatttttctttcttcatgaaatcatctaaaaataaattatattttgttttgcttccatctttttttttttcactccaTGTTGAATCATAATTAAATGACTTTGAAATGTTCGTTATTGATTTTTGACGTAAGCTTAATGATTTAAAGTACCCATGATTGGGCTTTTTGCCCTATAGTTCATAAAAACAAAGGTTATGGACTAtaatgaaacaaaaagaaaaggcaattctaaaaaagttataataaattaaagttaGTGCCAGCTAGCAGAAGCTCTTAATCTCCGTTGAAAGTTCAATATTGTGTGTTgtataaaagaatttaaaaactATACGATCCAAACGATTGAATTTAAACGGTTAATAAGCATTACAAAAAGTGAATTATGgaaaatttgagtttgatttatGACCGAAATGATTATTgatcaaatttaattatcttcGGTCGAATTCTAGATTTCCTAATTTCCTTCATCTAAGAATCGAAGGTTAATaggaaaagtaaataaaataaaagaagttttaaaagacaagaaataaaaataaaagggttaaatatgtttttggtccctataaatatgtcaatttttcgttttagtccctctaaaaattttcttcaacttttagtctgtataaaatttttaatcttcacatttggtccctcttttaaagtaaacttatatgtataattcatattttttaataaaaattttcagaaaaattcaaaatattacaagaatcactccaaaaaaactttagaaattttaaattcaaaatatttgatcTTGACCATTAAAAACTTCttttaaacttcaaaattaaGATTACACATCAGTTTTATGATCttgaccattagatcaaattCACGTTGTGTTTAATCACAAATGTTGATATGAGATCAGAATGTCAGGATTACACATCAGATTTAtaaattctaataaaaaaatataagtatttaacaatatttttttttttacatttttcaatcaatggaaattgtttgagaaattttataattttaaatactgAAACAATTACAATTGTTTAtcaattaaaatactttttaatgATTTCAAATACTAAAACAATGACAAttgttttatcatttaaaatactTTATTAGTAATTTCATAAggtaattattttaatcataatacTTCTAAATCACACATgcatttgattatgattttttcaaaatttttaattaaactcAAACCTTAAACCCCCAATTTAATCTTGTACTAGATAAGATGATTAGATAAAATATCTCTTATAATTAGTAGTGGGTGATttataaatgaattaaataaaataaataaaaaaataaaaaaaagaactgCAAGAAATCTTAGAAAAGGTACTTGCTTGCTACACTCTCATACTCCTAAAAATTTACTAAATGTAAATAACGAGTTGACTCATCTCACAAGGAAGCAATTTTCATACATCACAAAGTAAAGGCGAACGAGTTAACTCAATCTTCCATTTCAATCTTCTCTGCTTCATCACTCATACTTCATAATTTTCCATAACCCATCAAAATTTAACAATGACCCATTTATTGAATTAACATGAACATCATCATTCTTCATTCCAAGAAGTTTTTTCTGTACGAACGATGTTTGCAGAAGGTGCAAAGATAGTGCATAGAAACTGTTTGATGAAATTCCTCAACCATGTTTAGCACACAAAACCCATTTCTCTACTTTTGTATCACCATTGATTCCTTCATTATCATTCCAACATAACCCTTTAACCATGTTGTTGCTCATAGAAAGCTGAAAGCTTTTTCTATGGTTAACCAAAATGTACCTTCTAACATCCTCTGGTAACATCAGTGTGTATCTCTCTACACACTTCACTTGTTCAACCAATGAAtgaccagttgaatttgatctcaaaagtttcaattttgatGGATGGCCATCATCATGATTGATACTTTCTCCTTTGTTCGCGTCAGAGTCAATTTGGtttgggttttggttttggtcattGGTAGTATTATTGAGAGTTATTTCGGGTACGGTTTCGGAATTTTCTTCACATGTTTGTTCATTGTTGAAATTGGTTGGGATGGTCATTGCAACTTGACAAGAATCTTGGTTAAGATTTGCGCGACAAACGGGACAAGTGACATGAGAAGCTAACCATGAATCAATGCATTGAGGATGGAAAACATGGTTGCATTTAGGTAGTAATCTTAAAGTGTCTTGTTCTTTGAAATCTGTTAAACAAACTGCACATTCCAATGGTCCTTTATCTGTTTTAACGTCTTTGATTGTTGAGTAAAAAAGGATAGGGAAAGTGTTGAGTAGTTCTTTGTTTATACCTTGTGAACATGAACATGGACAATCCGTTGTGTTGCTTCTCGTGACAACGATGCGCGATTCAACGCAGTTTCGGATGTAGAAAAACACGATTCCTAggataaaaagtaaacaaagTACTGCACCAGCTGTGATTGCAAAGGAAGGATTCCATCTATGATGAGAGATATCAGTAGGAACAGGTTCCATGGAAGCTTGTGATTCAACATGGTTTAGGAGTAGAAGAAAGAGGAAGGGAGTTATAGTTGTGAGGGAAGTAAAGTAAGAGTTTTTGAGGTGAAAATTAAGCATGTTTGTTTGTGAAAGTTGAAAAGGTTTGAGAGTGATGTGAATGAGGAGTGTAGTGGAgttgtttttttagagagaggaatatgaagagaaaaaagaagaggatTGATTGTTATAAAGGGAGAGAGGAGAGGAAAGGAAGTAAGATGGGAAGTTCCATTTGTTGCTTGAAGAACAAGGATTTGGTTTAGTGGAGAAAAGGTTGAAGGATGAACGGTGAAGAGTGAAGTGTGAAGTGAACACTCCTTTTTATGCTCCTTTTTGATGAATTCTTAGGGACTATAAATATAGTAGAAGTTTTGGAAgatatgttaattaattaaaatattaaaataacaaatcataACTCATAAGTGACATTAGTTAgaagggagtatttttttttctttctttttttcttatagcAATGCTTGTTTGGTCAACAAAAGGGACAAGTCATGAATGAGCACATCCTTAaatcaaaaatgtttttgggcacacataaatgaaaaagaattaaaagagaaataaataagatgAAAACAAGGGGCATTACAACAGGATGGGGTGTGACGGATTTTACTTTTCCCGTTCCCATATTCTACTctcatatatttattaattttttgacagaatCTACTCTCATATATTTATGTGTTACCTTAATCATACCAAACATGTATTTTCTACGTTCAGAACGGGTTTGACTAAAGGTTTAGGTGAGTCGGTAAAAGCAAGAAAAAACTAGGGGTGATAATATGATCCATGAGATCCatatccatccaatccatccactACAAAATCCGTCCATTAAAAACTATGGATGAATTTGATCCatccaccttattttaaaaatccaatGGATcacctcttttttatttaaataattatatttttgattatcaccttttttttttaactaaactatttaaataaaaaagcttattcatgcaaaacaacttattaatatctcattttcaaaaacaacttatttatgcaaaacagcttattacgatctcatttttaaaacaacttatttatgaaaaacagcttattatgatctcattttcaaacacagattattcatgcaaaacagcttatttatgcaaaacagcttattaatatctcattttcaaaaataacttatttatgcaaaacagcttattacgatctcattttcaaaacaacttatttatgaaaaacagcttattacgatctcattttaaaaaaaagcttattcgaaacaacttataataagttgttttgcataaataagctgttttgaataagctgtttttgaaaatgagatcataataagctatttttgcataaataagctgttttgaataagctgtttttgaaaatgagatcagaataagttgttttgcttaaatgagctgttttgaataagctgtttttgaaaatgagatcataataagctatttttgcataaataagctattttgaataagctgtttctgaaaatgagatcgaaataaggtgtttttgcataaataagctgtttttgaaaatgagatcataataagctattttgcataattaagctgttttgaataagttgttacTAAAAATGATAtcgaaataagctgttttgcataaataagctgttttgcatgaataagttgtttttaaaaattagatcataataagcaatttttaataaataagttgtttctgaaaatgagatttgaataagctgtttttgaaaatgagatcagaataatttgttttgcttaaatgagcagttttgaataagcagtttttgaaaatgagatcataataagttgttttgcataataaactgtttttcaaaagagatcctaataagttgttttgcataaataagctatttttttaaaaagagatcgtaataagtttttttgataatacaccctatcaaaaaaaaaataatacactttaaaaaaaaataattcacctataaaaaaaaataatacactaaaaaaaattataggctTTGATTTATTGATCGGATGGATTATCCATCCATTAAAATCTAATAATGGATGGACTTCATTCTAATTGGATCGACTGAatggtttttattaaaaaaaaagaatagtggATTGTAATGAACTAATGGACCTTTTCGATCCATCCATTAGGATCCAAATTCatatccatccaatccatctattttgccaaaaaacaaaaaccttcaAATTAGACATTAGTTTAGCTTAAAAAAGTTTGTTGTTTAAAAGTTACTCTTTCAATGAATATTTCATAcagtttttgttttcataacTAAAGGATCATTggcattagtttttttttttgttacagaaattttagggtgaggggatgATGCCCCAGTCTAAGGGAGGAAAGATCTTCGGGCtcaaagagcacttacaaagGTAATTACATTTACCTCCCTACAAAGGCACTAGCGGGGCTCGAACCCAGGTTCTCTCAGATTCAAGACCTGTTtttttaccactagaccaaaCCTTTTGAAGTTCATTGGCATTAGTTTAGCTTAAAATAGTTTGTAAGAGTAGTAGTTTAAAAAGATTCATTTAATATAAAGTTgcaaaattaaagtgtttggttgTGCATTTTCACGTTCTTATACTACACGTTTTCTCTTAGAAGTGGAAGAAAGCTGGTTTTGGTGGTTTCCCATGAATGTCTGCTTTTCTCATTCCCTAGAATTCTGTTTCAACAAAGCTATAGATGTCGACCACACAAATCTTGAGTTACTTCCATTCAGGCTTTTTTCCTACCGTGCATCCATAATGATAGTTCCTTAAGAAGGATTTCTTAAATGAACTCTACGTGACACATCacttatttgtaattttttaataaaaagatctATTAAAGACTCAATGACTCCAATGACTACTTGGTCCCACTTGCATAGAGGTGTAATAAAATGTGTACTACTTGGTCTCACTTGTAAAAAGAAGTAATATGTACTCCAtctgtttctaaatataagcaaattttactttttaggttcattcaattaatgatgtatgtagttcatgttataaaccacatacatcattaattgaatgaacctaaaaagtaaaatttgcatatatttaaaaacggagggagtaaattatttttgtttaatgatgtaaAGATACTGGGACATATTTAAGTACTTTTCATTGGAGTCTATATTGCCATTGGAGTCATTGAGTCCTTAATAtgtctttttattaaaaataattactccctccgtcccaaattgtatgacgttttgggcctTTCACGcttattaagaaatgtaattaatattgtgttggaaaaagatattatgagttgttttacaaaattatccttaataaattatatgggaaaaataaatgaaaaaattaaaagaagagtattaaatagttaaggatctaataggaaaagtaacgtTAAagttgaaggtgagaaaaacacaagaagagggggttgaattgtgttggttttttcttcttttctcctatgttgaaaacactgatcagaagcagataaagttctacttctgaagtgatgttcaaaactagatgcagcggataaaaagagagagagagagagagagagagagagagagagagagagagagagagagagagagagagagagagagagagagagagagagcaattATACAAGTTCCTTCCATAAGCAggaagtcagtcatgtcccccttgcacttccaaggagagttcactatgtaatatctgattgcAATCGCTCAATGCTAAACTAGCAAAAGatttcaaatgctcaagcacaactgcaagagacttcctatgctcctgaacacaatcaagagacttttatgcttaagcacaactgcaagagacttctaattcaaacagaattacaaagaaaaatatttgaggttgaacacttgatatacaatcagtgatgttcacaatacaaatcagatacagactcttaagactctagaatttataagatatgaaagttgttaagaaattctaagtgaacttttgaatgcagaacaatttcagcagagttttggcacttgtaaattgttgttgagtccttgccaatctctaagtcttcacttctttatatagaggtgtgaaagagacgttgtgaattgtcagcacatcaaaatagagtcgtatgaagctttgatcaatcaccaataaTCTTTTTCCTGATatgttgtcctatgaaggaacaatttcaaatccattccagtTGAGAGGGAACGTAGTTGCAGGCAGAGctatttttcttgtcttgtatcagagacaaaaacagagtagtggttatacacttcgtacaattgtactttgtcaacgctctttgaagaacaaacatccaatgccttcaaatcctttcaaaatagtccttgCTTCACTCTTCCAGTTTTCTACAATGCTTGGACGAGaataaatccattgaacaacctttgaagctttaagtcgcatctcctgatgaacttcagcttctgatgaacttgcttctgacgacgtcatcacttcaggagcacatCTCTTCAGACGCTTCAaacttcctttttgttgattcatttgctctcttttgttcttccagaacctatttaagatgtcaaatttttgtctatggtcctgtacacttaaacaaatattagcatgtacaattcacaatttttaataccttgttatcatcaaaactctaaaagggtaatgttaaacacattttgttccaacaaaaattTCATTGGTATTGGAAAGTGACATACaaagtattacttttaaaactaaccaatagttaataaggataattttttcttttaaaactttgaaaaaataaatgtgataTAAAAAgtggaaaattgaaaatattactccaatgcaataataactttttcttttcaactgtACTCTTCAATTAATACTCAGCACACTACTTTTaaagtattacttttaaaactaaacaatagttaataataataatttggtaaaataaccattatctttcttttaatcattgcattttttaatatgtgtaaaaatttaaaacgacactcatttttaAATGGAGGGAATGATGACTTGTAAGGATGAAGGTACAAACAAATGTATGCGTAAAAGGTAAAATTTCCTTTTAATAGTAACAGGTTTATTGTGATGGACAatgatttatcaaaaaaaaaaaacgatggCTAATGATTGGAATCTGAGAcaaaaagtagtaaaaataatgCGCAGAATAAAAAATGCAGTGGCAGGATCTACGAGCAAAGTTATTTaatccctccgttttaaaatgaatatcgCTTTAAGCTTTGTCACACATATAAGAAATGGAATGAAATAATTATTAGATATAACAATTTTACTAAACTGctattgttttataaaattaaagttgtattgacaattgtgtgagagaaaagttggagtatttttttagattaaagttggaagaaaatataaagttGTATTAGAAATGTAAagtaacattcattttaaaacaaattatttttggttaaagtgacactcattttgaaatagAGGGAGTATGTTTTTGAAAAGTAATGTAAAACATGGACAAGTAATccattttattctctttctatTTTCAGCATAATGAAACAAATGCAATTacaaacattatattttttaaaatataaagaaaaacacATTTCAAAGTCATTTTAGTTGAAGGAGACAGGGTAAAGTGAAGGAggaagttggaagaaaataatactaatgaatgaaaatagaagGAAGGAAAATGATATGATTGTTTATTTTGTTCGTATGCaaagtgaaaaagaaaatgcttaattgatcggtctatttttttttttactaaaacaaagttaactattatcattaatcaaccaatgttcaatacaagaagaataagaataaaaaaggctaaaatatggttttggtccctgcaaatatgtctcgttttggttttagtccctgtaattttttgttgttgtttttggtccttgcaaatatgtctcgttttggttttggtctcaTGGCCcaacttttgtgatgatttgcacacgtggcacatgatggctgaacccatttattagaaaaatagtccctgcaaaatcttttgatttttaaaaaggtccctgcaaaaaattttacttttgaaaatagtccctggagggactattttcaaaaacaaaatattttgtagggaccaaaagcaacaaaaaaaaattacacggactaaaacaaaacgagacatatttgcagggaccaaaaccatattttcgCCAATAAAAAATACAGTGACTAGCCCAAGAACAGGTCGCCCTTGCAAAAACATGAGCAATCATGTTCGCTTGTTTCCTAACAAACTTCACCTCAAAGTTTAAATGTAAAGATAACTGATAAATAATACTAGAAACAATGACATAGAATTCCAAATCACCATGACTCAGAGACGATAGAGCTTGCACTAAAGTAGCTGAGTCAGACTCGAAGACAACTCGGTCACATCTGTTCACATCAGCAAAGTGAATGACATCGAATAAGGCTATTGCCTCCCCTTCCAAAACGGTCATATTTGTCCGTTGTCATTTCGTTTGATCTCATACtaaaaaacatatcaaaatgatcctttaaatttttttgtcattattgATTTTGGTCTCTTCTATCAGTTTTTAATCCTATATGTCTAAGatgaaaaaacattttaaataatcCACAATATACTttattaaatgttttaatttaaactttttgaGCTTATATTTAAAATGAGGATCGTTGGAGCATGCAGCTCATCTTGTAGTGTTCCACCAAGAATAactattttttcctttcttaatcTTCTTCCTCCCACTTCTTCGTCATCTTCAAACTAACCTTCATAAAAGAAACtcagtaaaacaaaaaaaacataaattccaTGAAAacttctcatcatcatcattaaacCACTACCATTAACAACACCTAATATCATCATACTCAAAAATCACCAAACAACAACACATAAGATTGAATTAaacttaaatattcaaaatCTTACACtgcaaacaaaattcaaaactaatGCACGTACAAATTGTTGAACTAAAATAAGTTTTGTACAATGTCTCTAAAGTTTTGATgattacaaaatataaaaagtacaattggatatgctaatgtATGTTCAAATCTGGAGGATCATAGattaaaattcaaagttttaAATCAAGTTTTGGTTTTAAAAGTACAAGATTCTAAACATATACAAGAGCATTTCAAACTTATAAGAAGCAGAAGATTTGGATCAAACTCTGAAGAAGACAAACTCTAAAGGTCAGAAGCATATGAAGATTGAATATTGTGAAGATACTCAAACTCTAAAGGCCACATCAGCATCAACGGACTCTGACTGATTTTGTCGCCTTCTGAAGGAAAGTCATCATCTGACTCTGATAGTTTAATTTGTCCTCTTCTGACTATGtgtagaaacaaacaaagagCTTCAAGGACAATTGAAATGAAACgaataatttaatttgaagcAAAGGAATTTCGAATGAGCTTTCAACgacattaaccaaatcaagAAACATTCCAATGTCTGATTAAACTTCTCAAGGACTCAAACTTATGCGCTAGTGCATCTCCAACATCTATAAGATTTTTTTACTATACCCTAGCTGAAGACTTGAATAAAACGACAACTCTATGAACATTTTTCAAGTTCTCTTACTCAGTCAAAATCTTAGCGCACTAAACACTTAGGCTCTCTTTGGATTGATGGAAGCGGAGTGGAACATAATGGAATGAAGTGGAATGGACTGAAATGGAACAAATAttccattccattgtttggaattTGAATGGAACGGAATAAATTATGACTTTATTATTCCACTTTTACccctatttaaataaatataatactactatataaatatacaaatttttattctattatttCCTTAACAAATGAAAAACATATTATTACTAAAATAAATACCCTTCAGCATTGTAACTACCAACTCAAGGGCTTGCGGAGCATCCAAATTCCATGCCAACCATATTCTCATTAAAACGTGGTAATTCGAAACTCTAAATACAAAAAATAGTATATGAAGAACacatatatcttttttatttatgggttaattaagtttttggtccctataaatatctgcagttttgtttttagtccctataaaaataaatcacactttttagtccctacaaaattttctgttagtgtttttagtccctgttaaattaaaatttgtttaattatacttaaacttctaaatttttgaaatattttttacatacatgttcataacatcgtaagacactcttttgtaaatttttttagtttttttaacatgtaatgaatttttctaaaagccaaattttcaaaattatattaatgaaaatttggacctaataataaaattttaagttactttttttgcggagg belongs to Medicago truncatula cultivar Jemalong A17 chromosome 6, MtrunA17r5.0-ANR, whole genome shotgun sequence and includes:
- the LOC11446652 gene encoding E3 ubiquitin-protein ligase ATL6; translation: MLNFHLKNSYFTSLTTITPFLFLLLLNHVESQASMEPVPTDISHHRWNPSFAITAGAVLCLLFILGIVFFYIRNCVESRIVVTRSNTTDCPCSCSQGINKELLNTFPILFYSTIKDVKTDKGPLECAVCLTDFKEQDTLRLLPKCNHVFHPQCIDSWLASHVTCPVCRANLNQDSCQVAMTIPTNFNNEQTCEENSETVPEITLNNTTNDQNQNPNQIDSDANKGESINHDDGHPSKLKLLRSNSTGHSLVEQVKCVERYTLMLPEDVRRYILVNHRKSFQLSMSNNMVKGLCWNDNEGINGDTKVEKWVLCAKHG